In Nostoc sp. GT001, a genomic segment contains:
- a CDS encoding AAA-like domain-containing protein, whose protein sequence is MRYQVGGSLHSDDPTYVVRQADEKLYNSLKSGDFCYVFNSRQMGKSSLLQRISRRLKSEGYKCVYLDVTQLGSEDTTSAQWYKGIIVSIFYGLNLAEHVNFKQWWNMQTGLSPVQKLHQFVEEVLLPNVKSDCEGGGEAKGIFILIDEIDSLLSLNFPVNDFFAWIRHCYNQQAHDPNFQRLGFALFGVASPSDLIADKRRTPFNIGTAIELYGFRLHEANPLLNGLQGAISQPEVVLQEVIYWTGGQPFLTQKLCQLVLQTALNTSERKIILSPKTEAYWVEALVRSHIIQHWQSQDEPEHLRTIRDRLLFNQQQAGRLLSLYQQVLQAEKIEDAKNKNTSDSWYPLPPISPVPTDDSREQTELLLSGLVEKHNGYLRIKNPIYRSIFNAEWVLKQLDNLRPYSQPFNAWVASGFQDESRLLRGNALQEILDWTQRKSLSDLDYRFLAASQELERREVQQKMEVERLKEIEARLASEQKSALLQRRLLLGVSLALLAVIVLGFTTLYADRQASLSEVRAIAAASNGSFNSNQRLDALVQAIQAREKFQRLDLQNLADANALDLQTRKVLQQAVYGADEFNRLSGHQGIVLGVDFSTDGQWIVSSSIDRTVKLWKRDGTLVRTLPHTATIQSVRFSPDSRRLVAAGIDGTIRLWTIDGKLSTIFKGHKSAVWRVAFSPDGQTIASASGDFSVKLWQLDGTLIRTFKHERAVWGIAFSPDGQTLAASMVGGTNKLWRLDGTLLKTFTAGSATIWSVAFSPDGQTLISGSADKMVRLWNREGNLLRTFKGHTAEVFGVAFSPDGQTIASGGSDKTVKLWRIDGTLLRTLQGHTSNIQTIAFSPDGETLASASHDNTIKLWRVNSPLVKLLNGHQEMVWRVAFSPDGQRLASVAGKEVKLWRRDGSLAKTIVEEDSRMLSLDFSPDGRTLAIVGSKGIVRLWQLDSNQRTILEGPGIGLLGVSYSPDGNRLVAVGFDYKLRLWQRDSNGQFQLQQIIQAHTGRIWDIVYSPDGQFIASASADGTVKLWTSENSERLLEKPDRTLEGHKSEVFGVAISPNSQLIASTGGDGRLRLWKRDSTLVRIFDGKSIGLTRVAFSPDGQMLAAAGFDNTIKVWKIDGTLLVTLNGHTSNVSSVAFSPDGKTLASGGDDQLVIMWDLEQILHLNLLKYSCDWVRDYLKTNITVEKSDRSLCNYRLFH, encoded by the coding sequence ATGAGATACCAAGTTGGCGGTAGCCTCCACAGTGACGATCCTACTTATGTTGTGCGTCAAGCAGACGAAAAACTTTATAACAGTCTGAAAAGTGGTGATTTTTGCTACGTTTTCAACTCTCGCCAAATGGGTAAATCATCCCTACTACAGCGAATAAGTCGTCGTCTCAAGTCAGAAGGCTATAAATGTGTTTACTTAGACGTGACGCAATTGGGTAGCGAGGATACCACATCAGCACAATGGTATAAAGGAATCATTGTCAGCATATTCTACGGGTTAAATCTGGCGGAACACGTCAACTTTAAGCAATGGTGGAATATGCAAACAGGTCTGTCTCCTGTACAAAAATTACACCAGTTTGTTGAAGAAGTATTGCTGCCAAATGTCAAGAGCGATTGTGAAGGCGGCGGCGAAGCTAAAGGCATTTTCATTTTAATTGACGAAATTGATAGTTTGCTGAGTTTGAATTTTCCAGTCAATGACTTTTTTGCCTGGATTCGTCATTGCTACAATCAGCAGGCACACGATCCGAATTTTCAACGCCTGGGATTTGCATTGTTTGGAGTCGCCAGTCCATCTGATTTAATTGCTGACAAACGCCGAACACCTTTTAACATTGGGACAGCTATAGAGTTATACGGCTTTCGATTGCATGAAGCTAACCCATTGCTAAACGGGTTACAGGGAGCAATCAGTCAACCAGAAGTCGTGCTGCAAGAGGTGATCTATTGGACAGGGGGACAACCATTTTTAACTCAAAAACTTTGTCAATTAGTTCTCCAAACTGCCTTAAATACATCAGAGCGGAAAATTATCCTATCCCCAAAAACTGAGGCGTATTGGGTAGAAGCATTGGTGCGATCGCACATTATCCAACATTGGCAATCACAAGATGAACCCGAACACCTCCGCACGATTCGCGATCGCCTACTTTTCAACCAACAACAAGCCGGACGGTTATTAAGTCTTTATCAGCAGGTATTGCAAGCAGAGAAAATAGAGGACGCAAAGAATAAAAATACTAGCGACTCTTGGTATCCTCTACCTCCAATATCTCCCGTGCCTACCGATGATAGTCGAGAACAGACGGAGCTTTTACTATCGGGATTGGTCGAGAAACACAACGGCTATCTCAGAATTAAAAATCCCATCTACCGCAGTATTTTTAATGCTGAATGGGTGTTAAAGCAGTTAGACAATCTGCGCCCTTATTCACAGCCATTCAATGCTTGGGTAGCATCGGGCTTTCAAGATGAGTCACGTCTACTGCGGGGTAATGCCTTACAAGAGATTTTGGACTGGACTCAGCGTAAAAGTCTCAGCGATTTGGACTATCGATTTTTAGCAGCCAGCCAAGAATTGGAACGTCGGGAAGTCCAGCAAAAAATGGAAGTAGAACGCCTCAAAGAAATTGAAGCGCGATTAGCAAGCGAACAAAAGAGCGCCCTCCTTCAGCGACGACTCCTATTAGGAGTAAGTTTGGCCCTACTAGCAGTTATTGTTTTGGGGTTCACAACACTCTACGCCGATCGACAAGCATCACTGAGTGAGGTACGGGCGATCGCAGCTGCTTCCAATGGGAGTTTTAATTCCAATCAACGCTTAGATGCACTGGTACAAGCAATCCAAGCCAGAGAGAAATTTCAACGGCTCGATCTGCAAAATTTGGCAGATGCCAATGCCCTGGATCTCCAAACTCGCAAAGTATTACAACAAGCTGTCTACGGTGCTGATGAATTCAATCGCCTGTCAGGACATCAAGGGATTGTCTTAGGCGTTGATTTTAGCACTGATGGTCAGTGGATTGTCTCATCTAGCATCGATCGCACAGTCAAGCTATGGAAGCGAGATGGAACACTGGTGAGAACGCTACCACACACTGCAACCATACAAAGCGTCCGCTTCAGCCCCGATAGTCGCCGGTTAGTCGCTGCCGGCATTGATGGCACTATCCGTCTTTGGACAATCGATGGTAAATTGTCAACCATTTTTAAAGGACATAAATCTGCGGTGTGGCGAGTTGCCTTTAGCCCAGATGGACAAACGATCGCTTCTGCCAGTGGCGATTTTAGCGTCAAGCTTTGGCAACTAGATGGCACTTTAATCAGAACTTTTAAACATGAGCGTGCTGTGTGGGGAATTGCTTTCAGCCCCGATGGTCAAACTCTCGCTGCTTCTATGGTAGGCGGCACTAATAAGCTTTGGCGGTTGGATGGAACGCTGCTCAAAACATTCACAGCCGGAAGCGCAACTATTTGGAGTGTTGCTTTTAGCCCTGATGGACAAACTTTAATATCTGGCAGTGCAGATAAGATGGTGCGACTGTGGAATCGAGAAGGCAATCTCCTGAGAACTTTTAAAGGGCATACTGCTGAAGTATTTGGTGTAGCCTTTAGCCCTGATGGGCAGACTATTGCTTCCGGCGGTTCTGATAAAACCGTTAAACTTTGGCGAATAGATGGTACTTTATTAAGAACTTTGCAGGGGCATACCTCAAATATTCAAACCATCGCCTTCAGTCCCGATGGAGAAACTCTCGCCTCTGCCAGTCACGACAACACCATCAAACTCTGGAGAGTCAACTCACCTTTAGTAAAGCTACTCAATGGCCATCAAGAAATGGTCTGGCGGGTGGCATTTAGCCCTGATGGGCAACGGCTAGCTTCCGTTGCTGGCAAAGAAGTCAAACTCTGGAGACGCGATGGTTCTCTCGCCAAAACCATTGTTGAAGAAGATTCTCGAATGCTTAGTCTCGACTTTAGCCCCGATGGCCGAACTTTAGCGATCGTTGGTTCTAAGGGTATTGTGAGACTGTGGCAACTAGACAGCAATCAGCGAACCATTCTGGAAGGCCCAGGTATCGGTCTTTTGGGTGTTAGCTACAGTCCCGATGGCAATCGGCTAGTGGCAGTAGGTTTTGATTACAAGTTGAGACTCTGGCAACGCGACTCCAATGGACAGTTCCAACTCCAGCAAATTATCCAGGCGCATACAGGCCGAATTTGGGACATTGTTTATAGTCCAGATGGACAGTTTATCGCCTCTGCTAGTGCTGATGGCACTGTCAAACTGTGGACTTCAGAAAATAGCGAACGCCTGTTAGAAAAACCCGATCGCACCTTAGAAGGACATAAGAGTGAAGTCTTTGGGGTTGCCATTAGCCCGAATAGTCAATTGATTGCCTCTACAGGTGGAGATGGTCGTCTGCGACTTTGGAAACGTGATAGCACTCTGGTGAGGATCTTTGATGGTAAAAGTATTGGCTTAACGAGGGTAGCATTCAGTCCAGATGGTCAAA
- a CDS encoding pentapeptide repeat-containing protein, giving the protein MNAEELKRRFAAGERYFPAVNLSGDKLIGADCSGINLWGSDLSGVNLAKAKLWGADLSSTNLAKANLTRANLSGANLNEANLRGAKLNYAKLYGANLTGAYYDESTRFSRGFDPISRNMRKV; this is encoded by the coding sequence ATGAATGCTGAAGAATTAAAAAGGCGTTTTGCCGCAGGAGAAAGATATTTTCCAGCCGTCAACTTGAGTGGGGACAAGCTGATTGGAGCCGATTGCTCTGGAATTAATTTATGGGGATCTGACTTGAGTGGAGTTAACTTAGCTAAAGCTAAACTCTGGGGAGCAGATTTGAGTAGTACTAATTTAGCCAAAGCGAATTTGACCAGAGCTAATTTGAGTGGTGCCAATCTCAATGAAGCAAATCTTCGAGGAGCAAAACTCAACTATGCCAAGTTGTATGGAGCTAATCTAACTGGCGCTTACTATGATGAAAGTACGCGCTTTTCTAGAGGTTTTGACCCCATCAGTAGAAATATGCGGAAGGTGTAG
- a CDS encoding class I SAM-dependent methyltransferase, which yields MSKKSDSQFQNLFSSPKSSNWDERLAQIAYRFNREYQRETFELPAEVQAMPIFAEWIAGSFSGRIASPFWEIAKPQKNQHCIDIGCGISFLIYPWRDWQAFFHGQEISNVARDTLNSRGPQLNSKLFKGVELGAAHQLNYPPEQFDLAIATGFSCYFPLEYWNAVLAEVKRVLKPGGHFVFDVLNPEQPLAEDWAVLETYLGAEVFLEPLAKWEKTIKAAGAKIMTQKSGELFELYKVRF from the coding sequence ATGTCTAAAAAGTCCGATTCTCAGTTTCAAAATCTCTTTAGTTCACCCAAATCAAGCAACTGGGACGAAAGATTAGCCCAAATCGCCTATCGCTTTAACCGAGAATATCAACGTGAAACCTTTGAACTTCCAGCAGAAGTACAGGCGATGCCAATATTTGCCGAGTGGATTGCTGGAAGTTTCTCAGGGAGAATTGCTTCCCCTTTTTGGGAAATTGCTAAACCTCAAAAAAACCAACACTGTATAGATATTGGCTGTGGGATCAGCTTTTTAATCTATCCTTGGCGGGATTGGCAAGCATTTTTTCATGGGCAAGAAATTAGTAATGTGGCACGCGATACCCTGAATTCTCGTGGGCCACAGTTGAATTCTAAGCTGTTCAAAGGGGTTGAGTTGGGAGCAGCCCATCAGTTAAACTATCCACCAGAGCAATTTGACTTAGCGATCGCCACAGGATTCAGCTGCTATTTTCCACTCGAATACTGGAATGCTGTACTAGCAGAAGTCAAGCGGGTGTTAAAGCCAGGTGGACATTTTGTGTTTGACGTTCTCAACCCAGAACAGCCTTTAGCAGAAGATTGGGCAGTTCTAGAAACCTATTTGGGAGCTGAAGTGTTTTTAGAGCCTTTGGCTAAGTGGGAAAAAACGATTAAGGCGGCTGGTGCTAAAATAATGACGCAGAAATCAGGGGAATTATTCGAGTTGTATAAGGTGCGATTTTAA
- a CDS encoding DUF202 domain-containing protein, producing the protein MYNHNKYISVAQLLRWVQVIWKEISYYLRIFLIRAALGIRVLLMQLKLKPTEEDKDKKKPGRLNPSRIRDHLANERTYLAWMRTGIALLGFGVVIVRLRAFHVPLVPRPGNGWKLGLVFSLVGLITVWLSTSHYFAVRRDIEEDTYEPTDRWVLLFSLAVMILGTGVIYFVFTTSLDPLSPLIPE; encoded by the coding sequence ATGTACAATCACAACAAGTATATTTCAGTAGCGCAACTATTGCGCTGGGTGCAAGTAATCTGGAAAGAGATTTCCTACTACCTCCGCATTTTTTTGATCAGAGCCGCTTTGGGGATAAGGGTATTATTGATGCAGTTAAAATTGAAACCTACAGAAGAAGATAAAGATAAAAAAAAGCCAGGACGACTGAATCCGTCCAGAATCCGAGATCACTTGGCAAATGAGCGTACCTACCTTGCTTGGATGCGAACAGGGATCGCTCTTTTAGGCTTTGGTGTTGTTATTGTACGTTTGCGTGCCTTCCATGTACCTTTAGTACCGCGTCCTGGCAACGGCTGGAAGTTAGGTTTAGTCTTCTCGCTGGTGGGTTTAATTACAGTGTGGCTTTCAACGTCACACTATTTTGCTGTTCGTCGTGATATTGAAGAAGATACTTATGAACCAACAGACCGTTGGGTGTTGCTGTTCAGTCTCGCTGTGATGATTCTTGGAACTGGGGTAATCTATTTTGTTTTTACAACTTCTTTAGATCCATTAAGTCCACTTATCCCTGAGTAA
- a CDS encoding cadmium resistance transporter, with translation MSDLATAITTGITAFTATNIDDIVILTLLFSQISKTFRNRHILAGQYLGFAALIFASLPGFFGGLFIPEDWIRLLGLMPIIIGMSSLLKREEDSPEEAEEETEPSCPSIVKSFLSGQTCNVAAIAFANGSDNISVYVPLFANSELDSLLVIISVFFTLVGVWCYTAYKLTYLPAIATFLTENGNTFVPCILIGLGVFIVTENVIWTLLSVVSSYIFSLILGFNTQPSSEEQEKLIV, from the coding sequence ATGAGCGATTTAGCAACTGCGATTACCACAGGGATTACCGCATTCACTGCTACCAACATCGATGATATTGTCATTCTGACGTTACTTTTTTCGCAAATAAGTAAAACGTTCCGCAATCGTCACATCCTTGCTGGTCAGTATCTCGGCTTTGCGGCATTGATCTTTGCTAGCCTTCCCGGTTTCTTTGGTGGACTGTTTATACCAGAGGACTGGATTAGACTACTTGGTTTAATGCCAATAATCATTGGTATGAGCAGTTTACTAAAACGCGAAGAGGATTCACCAGAGGAAGCTGAAGAAGAAACCGAGCCGTCTTGTCCCTCTATCGTTAAGAGTTTTCTCTCTGGGCAAACTTGCAATGTCGCTGCGATCGCCTTTGCTAATGGCAGTGATAATATCAGCGTCTATGTGCCCCTGTTTGCCAACTCAGAATTAGACAGTCTGCTGGTGATTATAAGTGTATTCTTTACCCTAGTAGGTGTATGGTGTTATACCGCTTACAAGTTAACCTACTTGCCTGCGATCGCAACCTTTTTAACTGAAAATGGTAATACTTTTGTCCCTTGTATATTGATTGGTTTGGGTGTATTTATTGTTACAGAAAATGTCATTTGGACTCTTCTATCTGTAGTTTCTAGTTATATATTCTCATTAATTTTAGGTTTCAATACTCAGCCATCGAGTGAAGAACAAGAAAAATTAATTGTCTAA